Proteins co-encoded in one Pirellulales bacterium genomic window:
- a CDS encoding spore germination protein GerW family protein: MLDDAIDQTTKKQKPTFVERIVERMGLQATAKAVYADPVERDGITVIPVAKLRWGFGGGSGRKRGKRGKGGGGGMQAAPLGYIEITEGRTQFKPIHDPMTLVPIAAVGGIVGWILLRSLRKLFRG; this comes from the coding sequence ATGCTTGATGATGCAATAGATCAAACAACAAAAAAGCAAAAACCTACATTCGTGGAGCGAATCGTGGAAAGGATGGGCCTGCAGGCTACTGCCAAAGCTGTCTATGCTGATCCCGTTGAACGCGACGGCATCACAGTAATTCCCGTAGCTAAATTACGCTGGGGATTTGGCGGGGGCAGTGGTCGCAAACGGGGAAAGCGTGGAAAAGGCGGAGGCGGCGGAATGCAAGCGGCCCCATTGGGTTACATCGAGATCACAGAAGGTCGAACCCAATTCAAACCGATCCACGATCCTATGACATTGGTCCCTATTGCGGCAGTCGGGGGAATAGTTGGTTGGATTCTGCTACGATCCCTGCGCAAACTCTTTCGAGGCTAA